The sequence ATTCCCCGACCGGCATCGATCTGACCGTGCGCCTGGGCCGCCTGGTGCTGCGGAACCCGGTTTTGACGGTCTCGGGCACCTGTGGTTACGGCGATGAGTATGCCCCTTTCATGGACATCAGCGTCCTTGGAGCCTTCACCACCAAAAGCGTGACGCTTAACCAGCGTCGTGGAAATGAGCCCCCCAGAATCGTGGAGACCGCCAGCGGGATGCTGAACGCCATCGGCCTGGCCAACGTGGGCCTTGAACGATTCATCAACGAAAAGCTTCCCGTCCTGAGCGACCTGGATGTGCCCGTTCTTGTGAACGTAGCCGGCCATAGCATTGAAGAGTACAGGACCGTCTGCGGGCGACTTGACCCCTATGATGCGATAGCCGGTCTCGAATTGAACGTCAGTTGTCCCAACGTGTCCGACGGCCTGGTGTTCGGCACTGATGCCGACGCATTGAGCCGCTTGGTCGCGAGCGTCCGGAAAGTGGTCAAGCGGTCCCTGCTGATCGTCAAACTGTCACCCAACGTGACCGACATCACCAAGACGGCTCGGGCAGCGATCGATGCAGGAGCGGATTGCCTCTCGCTGATCAACACGTTCGTCGGCATGGCCATCGATGTCGAGAGACAGCGACCTATTCTGGCCAACCGCACGGGCGGTCTGAGCGGTCCGGCCATCAAGCCGCTGGCCCTGAATCTGGTCAGTCGCGTCTATCGCGAAGTGGCGGGCTCAGCGAACATCCCTCTGATCGGAATGGGTGGCATACGCACCTGGAGCGATGCCGTGGAGTTCATCCTGGCGGGTGCGACCGCCGTCGGCATCGGCACGGCCCTGTTCATCGACCCCACCACACCTGTGAAAGTCCTGGAAGGCGTGGAAGCCTATCTTCGCCGACACCGTCTCAAGTCGGTCAGCGAGCTGATCGGCCGTCTCAGGTTCGACAAAAATGAGCACCCCGCCGGCTGAAGTGTGAACGGGAAATCGAGAATCGGAGACAAAGCAAGCAGAGGCGCGAGACTGCGGCGTCGTCACGGTATCGTCTTACGTCGTCAAGGACCGATGGCCCAAACCTTGTCTAATTCATCGATCCGAGCCGTGGCCAGCGGTCAAGATCCTTCTGACGGACGGTCATCACCTGCACCAGCGTGCGCAGTTCATGTGTAAGAATTCCGGCCCGTCGGATAGGATTCATCTCTTCCAGCAGTTGCTGTTTGAGCTCCACCATTTCGGCCGGCAGCAGAGCTGAGGCGACCCGGTCAACCAGCTCGCCCAGCGGCAGTTCGCTGTCAACGAGGTTTCTCACGCGTTGAATGACGTCGGTGGTCTCAATTTGCTCAAGGCCAAGGACAGCTCGCAGCGAGTTACGGGCGGCAAACTCGCCGTCGACCTCAATTCCCGAGCCCGTCGGTAGCATGGGGTCCAGCATGGCGATGCGGTACTCGCCGTCGCGATCTTCCTGGCGGACGCGAGCCCGGCAGAGCCCCAGCAGGTTGATGAAGT comes from Phycisphaerae bacterium and encodes:
- a CDS encoding dihydroorotate dehydrogenase — protein: MQTADSPTGIDLTVRLGRLVLRNPVLTVSGTCGYGDEYAPFMDISVLGAFTTKSVTLNQRRGNEPPRIVETASGMLNAIGLANVGLERFINEKLPVLSDLDVPVLVNVAGHSIEEYRTVCGRLDPYDAIAGLELNVSCPNVSDGLVFGTDADALSRLVASVRKVVKRSLLIVKLSPNVTDITKTARAAIDAGADCLSLINTFVGMAIDVERQRPILANRTGGLSGPAIKPLALNLVSRVYREVAGSANIPLIGMGGIRTWSDAVEFILAGATAVGIGTALFIDPTTPVKVLEGVEAYLRRHRLKSVSELIGRLRFDKNEHPAG
- a CDS encoding LON peptidase substrate-binding domain-containing protein, yielding MSVGQLPSFSEPVGLFPLPNAVLLPGGTLPLQVFEDRYRAMVRDAIEDQGIIAMALLRPGYEPVYHTNRAEIYPVVCVGRINDHVQIPDGRYFINLLGLCRARVRQEDRDGEYRIAMLDPMLPTGSGIEVDGEFAARNSLRAVLGLEQIETTDVIQRVRNLVDSELPLGELVDRVASALLPAEMVELKQQLLEEMNPIRRAGILTHELRTLVQVMTVRQKDLDRWPRLGSMN